From Kitasatospora sp. MAP12-44:
TCACCCACGGCGGCGGCAAGGAGCTCGAGGAGCCGATCGTCGTCCGCCCCACCTCCGAGACGATCATCAACGAGTACTTCTCCAAGTGGGTGCAGAGCCACCGCGACCTGCCGCTGCTGATCAACCAGTGGGCCAACGTGGTCCGCTGGGAGCTGCGCCCGCGGACCTTCCTGCGCACCACCGAGTTCCTCTGGCAGGAGGGCCACACCGCGCACGCCAGCTACGAGGAGGCGCGCGCCTACGCCTCGCGGATCCACACCGACGTCTACGCCGACTTCATGATCAACGTACTGGGCATCGACGTGGTGCTCGGCCGCAAGACGGCCAAGGAGCGCTTCGCCGGGGCCATCAACACCCTCACCCTCGAGGGCATGATGGGCGACGGCAAGGCCCTGCAGCTGGGCACCGCCCACGAGCTGGGCCAGAACTTCGCCAAGGCCTTCAACACCACGTACCAGCTGCAGGGCGCCGAGCGTGAGTACGTCTGGCAGACCTCCTGGGGTGTCACCACCCGGATGGTCGGCGGCCTGATCATGTCGCACGGCGACGACAACGGACTGCGGGTCCCGCCGCGGCTGGCAGCCGTGCAGGCCGTCGTGCTGGCCATCAAGGGCGACGAGGCGGTGCTGGCCAAGGTGCGCGAGATCGGCGCCCAGCTGGAGGCCGTCGGCATCCGGGTGGTGGTCGACGACCGCACCGACACCCCGTTCGGGCGGCGCGCGGTGGACTGGGAGCTCAAGGGCGTCCCGCTGCGGATCGAGGTCGGCCCGCGCGACCTGGAGGCCGGCACCGCGATGCTGGCCCGGCGGATCCCCGGCGGCAAGGAGCCGGTGGCGGTGGACGGCCTGGCCGCCCTGCTGCCCGGCATCCTGGAGGAGGACCAGGCGCTGCTGCTGCGGCAGTCCCGCGAGCGCCGCGAGGCCCGTACGGTGGACGTCGCCGACATTTCGGAGGCCGTCGAGGCCGCCGCCAACGGCTGGGGCCGGATCTCCTGGGACGCGCTCGGTCCGCACGGCGAGGCCAAGCTTGCCGAACAGGGTGTTTCGGTGCGCTGCATCATTGCCGCCGATGGTTCGGTTCCGCTCGCGGATGACCAGCCGGGAAATATCGCGATCGTTGCCCGCGCATACTGAGTAACCACTGGGTGACGCTGTCTCGTCTACTGACCAGTCAACTCCCGGTCGGCGTGAACTAGCGGTACGGTAAACGGCCCGTGGCCCTGTCAAGTTGACCGGGTCCCGGGCCGTACGCCTTGGAGCGGTCAATTCGCCGTGCCCCGGGAACGGCGGTCC
This genomic window contains:
- the proS gene encoding proline--tRNA ligase, translating into MAKAPVLTPQAEDFPRWYQDLINKAELADNGPVRGTMVIRPYAYALWERMQQDLDARIKKAGAQNAYFPMFIPQSYLTKEAEHVEGFAPELAVVTHGGGKELEEPIVVRPTSETIINEYFSKWVQSHRDLPLLINQWANVVRWELRPRTFLRTTEFLWQEGHTAHASYEEARAYASRIHTDVYADFMINVLGIDVVLGRKTAKERFAGAINTLTLEGMMGDGKALQLGTAHELGQNFAKAFNTTYQLQGAEREYVWQTSWGVTTRMVGGLIMSHGDDNGLRVPPRLAAVQAVVLAIKGDEAVLAKVREIGAQLEAVGIRVVVDDRTDTPFGRRAVDWELKGVPLRIEVGPRDLEAGTAMLARRIPGGKEPVAVDGLAALLPGILEEDQALLLRQSRERREARTVDVADISEAVEAAANGWGRISWDALGPHGEAKLAEQGVSVRCIIAADGSVPLADDQPGNIAIVARAY